A genomic region of Miscanthus floridulus cultivar M001 chromosome 3, ASM1932011v1, whole genome shotgun sequence contains the following coding sequences:
- the LOC136542473 gene encoding NAC transcription factor NAM-B2-like: protein MRSMESTDSSSGELPPQKQPSSAPDLPPGFRFHPTDEELVVQYLKKKAASVPLPVAIIAEVDLYKFDPWELPDKATFGEQEWYFFSPRDRKYPNGARPNRAATSGYWKATGTDKPIMASGGNREKVGVKKALVFYRGKPPKGLKTNWIMHEYRLADAASSTTSRPPPPPCNVVGGKATSSLRLDDWVLCRIYKKTNKLGAGERSMECEDSVEDAVAAYPTHAAAAMATVAGGGRAAHHNGNNYTSLIHHHHEDNFLDGFITAEDTGLPAGASSLSQLAAATRAAAPADTKQLLVPSSSTTPINWFDASALAILPPAQRFHGYNRDTTDGGGTSLSSPSERNNQLAAVSAAGAVDSGDCSGGTNAIVPTFLNPLGGQGVATYHHHAIFGTPVTPEAAAAATATCGFQHPYQLSGVNWNP, encoded by the exons ATGAGGTCCATGGAGAGCACGGACTCGTCGTCCGGCGAGTTGCCACCGCAGAAGcagccgagctcggcgccggatCTCCCGCCGGGCTTCCGGTTCCACCCGACGGACGAGGAGCTGGTCGTCCAATACCTCAAGAAGAAGGCCGCGTCCGTGCCGCTCCCCGTCGCCATCATCGCCGAGGTCGACCTTTACAAGTTCGATCCGTGGGAGCTACCTG ATAAGGCGACCTTCGGGGAGCAGGAGTGGTACTTCTTCAGCCCGAGGGACCGCAAGTACCCCAACGGAGCGCGGCCGAACAGGGCGGCAACGTCCGGCTACTGGAAGGCGACTGGCACAGACAAGCCCATCATGGCGTCCGGTGGCAACCGCGAGAAGGTTGGCGTTAAGAAGGCGCTCGTGTTCTACCGCGGGAAGCCGCCAAAGGGCCTCAAGACTAACTGGATCATGCACGAGTACCGCCTCGCGGATGCGGCGAGCTCAACCAccagccggccgccgccgccgccttgcaACGTCGTCGGAGGCAAGGCCACATCGTCTCTCAGG CTCGACGACTGGGTGTTATGCCGCATCTACAAGAAGACCAACAAGCTTGGAGCCGGCGAGAGGAGCATGGAGTGCGAGGACTCCGTGGAGGACGCGGTGGCAGCCTACCCGACGCATGCTGCAGCTGCCATGGCCACCGTCGCAGGGGGAGGAAGGGCGGCTCATCATAACGGCAACAACTACACTTCGCTGATCCACCACCATCACGAGGACAACTTCCTGGACGGATTCATCACAGCAGAGGACACAGGCCTCCCAGCGGGCGCCAGCTCCCTGAGCCAGCTAGCCGCGGCGACGAGGGCAGCTGCTCCAGCGGACACCAAGCAGCTCCTCGTCCCGTCGTCCTCCACCACCCCAATCAACTGGTTCGACGCGTCGGCACTCGCAATTCTTCCACCGGCACAGAGGTTCCATGGGTACAACAGAGACACCACTGACGGCGGCGGTACGTCCCTGTCGTCGCCGTCCGAAAGGAATAACCAGCTGGCGGCTGTTAGCGCCGCCGGTGCCGTCGATAGTGGCGACTGCAGCGGTGGCACTAATGCCATCGTTCCTACATTTCTCAACCCGCTCGGCGGGCAAGGTGTGGCAACCTATCACCACCACGCCATTTTCGGCACACCAGTAACGCCGGAAGCTGCCGCGGCCGCCACCGCCACATGCGGTTTCCAGCATCCCTACCAGCTATCCGGCGTGAACTGGAACCCGTGA